One window of the Podospora pseudocomata strain CBS 415.72m chromosome 7, whole genome shotgun sequence genome contains the following:
- a CDS encoding hypothetical protein (COG:S; EggNog:ENOG503P9K9), whose amino-acid sequence MDATTQTQTQTQTQTPRVPLSSLNPNNASSPTKKRMLQSPFESQTKMMQTRTPPETGVKKRVLSGTGTVDSSPTASRAVAEEERVVKKARLSYSSSPPASAGPASSVFSSPHHHHHLLLLEEGEGDVSMVTTIPDSTPAPAPASVSASASASVQRRSLTREQARQKAEILRLRLGLANYKVRTGQEDVSLDQLERRLMVRLWGGEGRVREQGGERSSQQQHQRCGSQQMLPPSTSRGTHHQRRSSGAGVVEEKENWRERLWEVMGRRKAERQQQQQQQQQQQQQQQQQLSQEDRGEETEGEGEELELPRLPREEGDNRGLEAVGGLLSLARG is encoded by the exons ATGGACGCCACCAcacaaacccaaacccaaacccaaacccaaaccccccgcGTCCCACTCAGCTCTTTGAATCCCAACAACGCGTCTTCGCCAACAAAGAAGAGGATGTTGCAAAGCCCGTTCGAGTCAcagacgaagatgatgcaAACGCGTACGCCGCCCGAGACGGGGGTCAAGAAGAGGGTGTTGTCTGGGACTGGAACAGTCGATTCCTCGCCCACAGCTTCGAGGGCAGtggcggaagaggagagggtggtaaAGAAAGCTAGGTTAAGC TactcctcatcaccgcccGCATCAGCAGGGCCAGCATCGTCGGTGTTTTCCagcccgcaccaccaccaccacctcctcctcctcgaggagggtgagggggatgtcTCGATGGTTACCACCATTCCTGATTCAACACCtgcaccagcaccggcatCG GtatcggcatcggcatcggcatcagtgcagaggaggagtttgacgCGTGAACAGGCTCGTCAG AAAGCGGAAATCTTACGGCTGAGGCTTGGGTTGGCGAATTACAAGGTGAGGACGGGGCAGGAGGATGTTTCGTTGGATcagttggagaggaggctgATGGTGAGGctttggggtggggaggggagggtgagggagcaggggggtgagaggtcgtcgcagcaacagcatcagaGATGTGGTTCGCAGCAGATGTTACCGCCGTCGACGTCTAGGGGGACGCATCATCAGAGGAGGAGCAGTGGGGcgggggttgtggaagagaaggaaaattggagggagaggttgtgggAGGTCATGGGACggaggaaggcggagagacaacaacaacaacaacaacagcagcagcagcagcagcagcagcagcagcaactaTCGCAGGAAGataggggggaggagacggagggggagggggaggagttggaacTGCCTAGGTTGCcgagggaagagggggataatagggggttggaggctgtgggggggttgttgagttTGGCTAGGGGTTAG
- a CDS encoding hypothetical protein (EggNog:ENOG503NYEV; COG:S), giving the protein MSSKEEQKRQRAVPKFGSFQPKSTPEPEAGPASGEAQKPVRDRHGDPGGESKRGHDGRHRERRRDSRNRGDERRRDRERDGDRRRSGSRDGDGEKERDRHRERDRDRDRKRPKDREQHHSSREDSVQPKTLSDNFFIDKKGDPLILRYSGNDRSKIPAYHRSGHGKILGSRGHLILHRDGPRDLFSLSFSREGLGSAFRDKALLSQIRRAKSRRIRSSTKPPPSPTDQFISLTPPSSKKRKRGRESPSLSDPEDQQDRKPDYRSIYGKAKPPPSDSESESSDSETSSPEQEKKEVSSARKESVTLTRHLRSSPADIPSWLRLISLQDALFAQDVGHSRPRTGNETIALAELKLSLYQEALAHLPSRSSGEKEVLILGMMTTGLNIWDDKTAAKKWESLPQKYGVAPDGSFELWRARVGWEMGRVGSCTVDRMRDVFVEKLGGLSRGLVGVEEGDERGEVCRQIVYVFLRLTKLLFEAGYTERAVASWQALLEMTFCRPGTATSAEGFEEFWESEVARFGEEGARGFEDKRDGVDVEDYKNPYQLWAAVERKRAARTRMPARTLDEGVDEDPFRVVMWGDIKDFVVWFPAGVLDTAKKLVVEAFGVFVGIPSGCEEPFVKDWRRDPFLAPKSQAFRPWERREGQNTESVDVDLSKRPPEFAQQGGDMATSPELLFTKEGWFKCLDSWDKTHPPEETQLDLPWVLATLERLVTDHHREDLAEIYLATVWLNTDAKTTKKVAKTLLKQYTTNTSLYNAYALLEHSNNNPELAFKILDSATNLPNSQLLFNTQTWLHLLSSRNDLALTTLCRSVDPSVSSPPSPATLLKARSQFSTTLDFSLSSLSLPTAAAHAESLLLLAYLSPSSPPSELTSSSQGNISSALGAITDITQKFTSRSLESTPCLEKLLQTACRLSHHHSQTGPYRPALFCSTVLSHLELFPSNTIFLELLSWAQPPLLVKDPVRELLQTIALQPGHDSPSTQRFAIMHEVRNGSAHSVKKAFESAITGSGKGNGEIWRGFVRFCAGRKEGKGVFYRGVEGCCLDKGLYLAAFEEGMVMNMTGEELRGVVGTLVGKGGRVGVELEEFLGGGRLESVMFLR; this is encoded by the exons ATGTCGTCAAAAGAGGAGCAGAAACGGCAACGCGCCGTGCCCAAGTTCGGATCCTTCCAGCCGAAATCCACACCCGAGCCCGAAGCAGGACCCGCATCGGGGGAGGCACAGAAACCTGTCAGAGACCGGCACGGGGACCCCGGTGGGGAATCCAAAAGGGGGCATGATGGCCGTCACCGTGAGAGACGCCGTGATTCTCGGAATCGGGGAGATGAACGTCGTCGGGATCGTGAGAGGGACGGAGACAGAAGACGAAGTGGGAGcagggatggggatggggagaaagAACGGGACAGGCACCGTGAGAGAGACCGAGATCGAGACAGGAAAAGGCCCAAAGACAGGGAGCAGCACCATAGCTCAAGAGAGGATTCGGTCCAGCCCAAGACTCTCAGCGACAACTTCTTCATTGACAAAAAAGGCGaccctctcatcctccgcTACAGCGGCAACGACCGCTCCAAGATCCCAGCTTACCACCGCTCTGGCCATGGCAAAATCCTAGGGTCAAGAGGccatctcatcctccaccgtgACGGCCCCAGAGATTtattttctctctccttctcccgcgaGGGTCTGGGTTCGGCCTTTAGGGACAAAGCCCTCCTCTCACAAATCCGACGCGCCAAATCTCGCCGGATCAggtcctccaccaaaccacctccctcaccaacagaTCAGTTCATCTCTTtgacacccccctcctccaaaaagcgAAAACGCGGCCGGGAAAGCCCCTCATTATCAGACCCGGAGGATCAACAGGACCGAAAGCCAGACTACAGGTCTATTTACGGCAAGGccaaacctcccccatcaGACTCCGAGTCTGAGTCTTCAGATTCGGAGACCTCATCCCCagaacaagagaaaaaagaggtTTCCTCTGCCAGAAAAGAATCCgtcaccctcacccgccaCCTCCGCTCCTCACCCGCCGACATCCCCTCCTGGCTCCGGCTGATCTCCCTGCAAGACGCCCTCTTTGCCCAAGACGTTGGTCATTCCCGTCCCCGGACAGGCAATGAAACCATCGCCCTTGCCGAGTTGAAGCTGTCGCTTTATCAGGAAGCGCTTGCCCATCTGCCATCTCGATCTAGTGGTGAAAAGGAGGTTCTCATCCTAGGCATGATGACCACGGGGCTTAACATATGGGATGACAAAACCGCTGCGAAAAAGTGGGAGAGTCTCCCGCAAAAGTATGGCGTAGCACCGGACGGGAGCTTTGAGCTGTGGCGCGcgagggtgggttgggagatggggagggtggggtcGTGTACGGTGGACAGGATGAGGGATGTGTttgttgagaagctggggggTTTGtcaagggggttggttggggtggaggagggggatgaaaggggggaggtgtgcCGGCAGATTGTCTATGTCTTTTTACGCCTGACAAAGCTGTTGTTCGAGGCTGGGTATACCGAGCGGGCGGTGGCTTCTTGGCAGGCGTTGTTGGAGATGACGTTTTGCCGGCCCGGCACGGCGACATCGGCGGAGGGGTTTGAAGAGTTTTGGGAGAGTGAAGTTgcgaggtttggggaggagggggcgagggg GTTTGAGGACAAaagggatggggttgatgttgaggattATAAAAATCCGTACCAGCTCTGGGCGGCTGTGGAAAGGAAGCGGGctgcgaggacgaggatgccggcgaggacgctggatgagggggttgatgaggatccGTTtagggtggtgatgtggggAGATATCAAGGACTTTGTCGTCTGGTTCCCGGCCGGGGTTTTGGACACTGCGAAGAaattggtggtggaggcgtttGGGGTGTTTGTTGGGATTCCCTCCGGTTGTGAGGAACCGTTTGTGAAGGACTGGCGGCGAGATCCATTCTTGGCTCCCAAAAGCCAGGCTTTCCGGCCTTGGGAGAGACGCGAGGGACAAAACACGGAGAGCGTGGATGTTGATCTGTCAAAACGCCCCCCTGAATTCGCTCAACAAGGCGGTGACATGGCCACCTCACCCGAGCTTCTCTTCACCAAGGAGGGCTGGTTCAAATGCCTGGACTCCTGGGacaaaacccacccccctgaaGAAACCCAACTCGACCTCCCATGGGTGCTAGCCACACTCGAACGACTAGTCACAGACCATCACCGTGAAGACCTAGCAGAAATCTACCTCGCCACGGTCTGGCTCAACACCgacgccaaaaccaccaaaaaggtTGCCAAAACTCTGCTCAAGCAatacaccaccaacacctccctctaCAACGCCTACGCCTTGTTGGAgcactccaacaacaacccggAACTCGCTTTCAAAATCCTCGACTcagccaccaacctccccaacagccAGCTCCTGTTCAACACCCAAACCTggctccacctcctctcctcccgcaacGACCTCGCCCTGACGACGCTCTGCCGCTCAGTCGacccctccgtctcctctcccccctccccagcaacgCTCCTCAAAGCTCGGTCTCaattctccaccaccctcgacttttccctttcttccctctccctccccaccgccgccgcccacgCGGAGAGTCTCCTCTTACTAGCCtacctctccccttcctctcctcccagtGAACtaacctcgtcctcccaaGGCAACATCTCATCAGCCCTGGGTGCAATCACAGATATAACCCAGAAATTCACCTCCCGCTCTTTAGAATCCACCCCCTGTTTGGAAAAGCTCCTGCAAACCGCCTGCAGGCTgtcacaccaccactcccagaCAGGGCCTTACCGCCCGGCGCTTTTCTGTTCAACTGTCCTCTCTCACCTGGAGCTCTTCCCTtccaacaccatcttcctcgAACTCCTATCCTGggcacaaccccccctgTTGGTCAAGGATCCAGTCAGGGAGCTTCTCCAAACCATCGCCCTCCAACCTGGACATGACTCCCCCAGCACCCAGCGGTTTGCCATCATGCACGAAGTCCGCAACGGGAGTGCCCACTCGGTTAAAAAAGCTTTTGAATCTGCCATCACGGGGAGCGGGAAAGGGAATGGGGAGATCTGGAGGGGTTTTGTTCGTTTCTGTGCGGGCAGGaaggagggaaaaggggtgtTTTACCGGGGAGTGGAGGGGTGTTGTCTGGATAAGGGGTTGTATCTTGCTgcttttgaggaggggatggtgatgaacatgacgggggaggagctgaggggggtggtggggactTTGGTGGGCAAGGGGGGAAGAGTGGGTGTTGAGTTGGAGGAGTTtctggggggggggcggttgGAAAGTGTAATGTTTCTCAGGTGA
- a CDS encoding hypothetical protein (EggNog:ENOG503NU7S; COG:P) produces MTGRRHTPRLRDVFRDASGGTDTDSNNNNNNNNNNSNSNSNNSNNNNEESNQPSQSSQYLSLPSSPTSFRRPRIMSRRPSNSEGVPDERTSLLGANRTSRIRIASAHGSPRVPHLSRNQSYADSVKSHRHHSRANSWGSRLIQALGDRQESYGGIADSKSSLYPDDRVWYDQFTSTDWVHDSIADAYRVKALRQRKDFWGRVYVLFDGAQGWILSALVGFIVAVLAYAVNVSEATVFDFKDGYCQKGWLINEKRCCPHGPCVDWRDWGEVLNGWPFGKDWTEWFVYIVMVIALAVASCLMTLTTKTVVPSAYRLTTLDENLAAENAAHMGDHDNDDGANISPRHSCVDGQGSSSAESAPMIYYSAAGSGVAEVRVILSGFVLHGFLGLKTLLIKSLGLILSVASGLSLGKEGPYVHIATCVGNIACRLFSKYDRNDAKRREVLSAAAAAGVAVAFGAPLGGVLFGLEEVAYFFPAKTLFRTFFCCITAALTLKFLNPYGTHKIVMFQVRYLVDWEYFEIGSFILVGVLGGAAGALFIKASRRWAKTFRRIPVIKSYPLLEVVLVAFVTGLIGYWNVFTKLPVAKLLYNLAAPCDDRDNNLEDLGLCPERAEDIPPVLRDLLTAFLIKGFLTIITFGIKVPAGIYVPSMVVGGLMGRTIGHVVQWWVMATREWPVWGTCSATSATCIQPGVYGLIAAGSTMCGVTRLSVTLAVILFELTGSLDYVLPFSLAILVAKWVADAIEPLSIYDLLTEMNSYPFLNNKHKPVFTSELADIVPRVRKERIIDISTSPVVPAMSLRTKLELLHRAGELDGGLPIVRHGILVGLIPAPDLEYALDNLQDEGSSLCLMASVPTIDDSDDGMPDPTDFTPYIDPAPVALDIRSPMDLVYECFVKLGLRYICILRDGKYAGMTHKKTFVKYMRELEEKEGHM; encoded by the exons ATGACAGGAAGGAGACACACCCCGCGCCTGCGGGACGTCTTCCGAGATGCCTCCGGAGGGACCGATAcagacagcaacaacaacaacaacaacaacaacaacaacagcaacagcaacagcaacaacag caacaacaacaacgaagaATCAAATCAACCCTCCCAATCATCCCAatacctctccctccccagctccccaacctccttccGCCGGCCCCGCATCATGTCCCGTCGACCGTCCAACTCGGAGGGTGTCCCGGACGAGCGCACCTCCCTGCTCGGCGCGAACCGGACGTCGCGGATAAGGATCGCGAGTGCGCATGGGTCACCTAGGGTGCCGCATCTGTCTAGGAACCAGAGCTACGCCG ACAGTGTCAaatcccaccgccaccactcCCGCGCCAACTCGTGGGGCTCCCGCCTCATCCAAGCCCTAGGCGACAGGCAAGAATCCTACGGCGGCATCGCCgactccaaatcctccctctATCCCGACGACCGCGTCTGGTACGATCAATTCACCTCGACCGACTGGGTCCACGACTCCATCGCCGACGCCTACCGCGTCAAGGCCCTCAGGCAGAGAAAAGATTTCTGGGGGAGGGTCTATGTTCTTTTTGACGGGGCTCAAGGTTGGATCCTGAGCGCCTTGGTCGGGTTCATCGTTGCGGTGCTGGCTTACGCGGTGAATGTGAGCGAGGCGACGGTGTTTGACTTCAAGGATGGGTATTGCCAAAAAGGGTGGTTGATCAACGAAAAGAGGTGCTGCCCTCACGGGCCTTGCGTTGACTGGAGGGATTGGGGCGAGGTGTTGAATGGGTGGCCGTTTGGCAAGGATTGGACCGAGTGGTTTGTTTACATTGTCATGGTGATCGCTTTGGCGGTGGCGTCTTGTCTGATGACGCTAACGACCAAGACGGTCGTGCCTTCGGCGTATCGGCTCACGACGCTGGATGAGAACCTGGCGGCGGAGAATGCTGCGCACATGGGGGATCACGATAATGACGATGGTGCTAACATCAGCCCGCGCCACTCGTGTGTCGATGGGCAGGGGTCGTCGTCTGCGGAGAGCGCGCCCATGATTTACTACTCCGCCGCCGGGAGTGGTGTCGCCGAGGTGAGGGTCATCCTCAGCGGTTTTGTTCTTCACGGCTTCTTGGGTCTCAAGACGTTGCTGATCAAGAGCTTGGGGTTGATCCTCAGTGTGGCGTCTGGTTTGTCGCTTGGCAAGGAAGGGCCGTATGTGCATATCGCCACTTGTGTCGGGAATATCGCTTGCAGATTGTTTAGCAAGTATGACCGGAACGACgccaagaggagggaggtccTCTCTGCTGCCGCGGCGGCCGGTGTGGCGGTCGCTTTTGGCGCGCCGCTGGGGGGGGTGCTgtttgggctggaggaggttgcgTATTTCTTTCCCGCCAAGACGCTGTTTAGGACGTTTTTCTGCTGCATCACGGCGGCGTTGACGCTCAAGTTTCTGAACCCCTACGGCACGCACAAGATTGTCATGTTTCAGGTGAGGTATCTGGTGGATTGGGAGTATTTCGAGATTGGGAGCTTCATTCtggtgggggttttgggaggaGCGGCGGGAGCGTTGTTCATCAAGGCTTCGAGGCGCTGGGCCAAGACGTTCAGGCGGATCCCCGTCATCAAGTCGTACCCgctgctggaggtggtgctggtggcttTTGTGACGGGGTTGATTGGGTACTGGAACGTGTTTACAAAGTTGCCGGTGGCGAAGTTGCTGTACAACCTGGCGGCGCCGTGTGATGACCGGGATAACAACCTGGAGGATCTGGGGTTGTGTccggagagggcggaggacATCCCGCCCGTGTTGAGGGATTTGCTGACGGCGTTTTTGATCAAGGGGTTCTTGACCATCATCACGTTTGGTATCAAGGTGCCGGCGGGGATTTATGTGCCGtccatggtggtgggggggttgatggggaggacgaTTGGGCACGTGGTGCAGTGGTGGGtgatggcgacgagggaGTGGCCGGTTTGGGGGACTTGTTCGGCGACGAGCGCGACGTGTATCCAGCCTGGGGTGTATGGGTTGATTGCGGCCGGGTCGACCATGTGTGGGGTGACGAGGCTGTCGGTCACGCTGGCGGTCATTCTCTTTGAGCTGACGGGGAGCTTGGACTATGTCTTGCCGTTTTCGCTGGCGATTCTGGTGGCCAAGTGGGTGGCTGACGCGATTGAGCCGCTGAGCATTTACGACTTGCTGACCGAGATGAACTCTTAccccttcctcaacaacaagcacaaGCCCGTCTTCACGTCGGAGCTGGCGGACATTgtgccgagggtgaggaaggagaggattATTGACATCAGCACCAGCCCTGTGGTGCCGGCGATGAGCCTGAGGACGAAGCTGGAGCTGCTGCACCGGGCGGGCGAGCTGGACGGGGGGTTGCCGATCGTCAGGCACGGCATCCTGGTGGGGTTGATTCCGGCGCCGGATTTGGAGTATGCGCTGGATAATCTGCAGGATGAGGGATCGAGCCTGTGTCTGATGGCGAGCGTGCCGACGATTGACGACTCGGATGATGGGATGCCAGATCCGACGGATTTCACGCCGTACATTGACCCTGCGCCGGTGGCGCTGGACATTAGGTCGCCGATGGACTTGGTGTATGAGTGTTTTGTcaagttggggttgaggtatATTTGCATACTGAGGGATGGGAAGTATGCGGGGATG ACTCACAAGAAGACGTTTGTCAAGTACatgagggagttggaggagaaggagggacaTATGTAA